Proteins from a single region of Xiphophorus maculatus strain JP 163 A chromosome 22, X_maculatus-5.0-male, whole genome shotgun sequence:
- the LOC111606583 gene encoding uncharacterized protein LOC111606583 — MGMAQLRHWCKGEGIDPEYAILVKNVPEEVEVNTIEETLQSIKALGRVKVRGRMYDPQTQRLTVLCECRQKVNAKACPLDVLPEGSDEPWRIFGPSEEEDEPQNSGSGCNPFVDSGQDSPFRTSTPEAIIRAVGEVLQMANPRSSSEGSPYRRLRTFSGVQPTPPGKETLENWIEQARLMIEESDRPEREMKMRVMESVKGPALEILQAVRFNNHDATAMEYLDILESTFGTPETGEDLYFTFRQLCQQPNEKLSEFLRRMERVLNKVVKKGGLQSATANQARIDQLIKGGTRSDLMMLNLRLRERRQNPPPFLQLLNEIRHEEEHEASRRRLQPPKAVYAKSTIAVPDKEVMDLKAEIQGLRTQVSELTISSFTPSTAAATSELTVNPPKVTVEDKSMQALREEVRELREQVSVMSLRPSYRSTTMSHHDEVKSNSVSQRPFTPRDSSDFFCYRCGEDGHLATKCTAPENYPKVIQKLIQVQRKQRTNQKQNSNTRTKPTNVDVKRSAIMVETSGLPEGLIGPPSLAEVKINGKICTALMDSGSQITIIFDSFYSEHLSHVPLHPVTGLSIWGLSESKSGYPYKGYIHIDLELPRQSKSETIKSVPVLALVCPDPRCSETVPVLVGTNVKGIQPINLNPEVKGSEQVHSARVQVQEQSSLPAHKPQLAKDIKVADVKWTGPGPLIIPAGTEHIAICKVKENKTVGDSILITERAASPALPPSVLVQPTVLFSKMLDKNSFLVLLRNESLKQTAIPLGTIIAHLYVVDMVMDAPGRKVNAVPPIDPSLFHFGDISISREWKERLQHQLSQHSNVFSTDEWDVGLAKGVEHHIRLTDSTPFRERSRRIAPADLDDLRRHLQGLIAAGIIKESRSPYASPIVLARKKNGQLRMCVDYRTLNRRTTPDQYTVPRINDALDCLTGSKWFSVLDLRSGYYQIPMAEEDKEKTAFICPLGFYQFERMPQGITGAPATFQRLMEKVVGDMRLLEVIVYLDDLIVFGRTLEEHEERLLKVIARLEEAGLKLSLDKCQFCCSQVTYVGHIVSEHGIATDPKKVEAVTRWKQPTDLSSLQSFLGFCGYYRRFIKNYSIIVRPLTELCKGYPPTQKRSKSSQGTCKTYYKVNEPFGSRWDQSCSEAFHQIIHCLTNAPVLAFADPTKPYTLHIDASLHGLGAVLNQEYPEGLRPVAFASRKLSASEKNYPVHQLEFLALKWAVVDKFHDYLYGAQFKVQTDNNPLTYILTTARLNATGHRWLSALSTYNFTLQYRLGAHNIDADALSRNPLPAEDKDWQTMPPESVKTLCKQVNSQKVCDETITIAESLGISPDGIPVCYAYPVHLDLGCLMRLSHNDLIQAQDADPAIAPIKRSLCQGIPFSPGDNTMANLLNREASRLVIKDGLLYRKVKRPSDMEIYQIVLPKEHVSMVLKSLHDESGHLGVEKTVGLIRDRFYWPKMGAEVEQYVRNCGRCVTRKALPQRAAPLKQITSQGPLDLVCIDFLSLESDSQGFSNILVVTDHFTRYAQAFPAKDQTAATVAKILCERYFVHYGLPVRIHSDQGRDFESRLIRDLLKMRGIRKSRTSPYHPQGDPQPERFNRTLLSMLGTLDPKQKNKWSQKISQLVHAYNCTQNEATGYSPYLLMFGREARLPIDICFSVSDESQKSVSYHQYVTKLKKDLERAYDLATETADKNHKRNKAAHDKRVKEQVLEKGDRVLLKNFGVAGKQKLKAKWRPIPYFIVDKLPNLPVYKIKPERGGGAEKTVHRNHLLPIGYLVRLPLDDSGTEPPERCRTRAQQKVGGLLKSSNNEEEMYPESEYEEVFLPKPQGVDLDGLLTHPELSNRISGLTISESDKTRSVQDLGELEAVSSTYSDITAIPDPTLDPVEETDLYPPQIPAKRSQRVARPVVRLSYDELGKPSDRPVTVFSHGVLVGSGIYQVPRSQFCHTLWCHPMAMCETCSRPSSYQNCPLLVVPR, encoded by the coding sequence ATGGGGATGGCTCAGTTGAGGCACTGGTGTAAGGGCGAAGGTATTGACCCAGAGTATGCCATATTGGTTAAGAATGTCCCAGAAGAGGTAGAGGTGAATACCATTGAAGAAACTCTGCAGTCAATCAAAGCACTTGGTCGGGTTAAAGTGAGAGGCAGGATGTATGATCCGCAGACTCAACGTTTAACTGTGCTGTGTGAGTGTAGGCAGAAAGTCAATGCAAAAGCCTGTCCACTGGATGTCTTGCCAGAGGGCTCAGATGAGCCATGGAGAATCTTTGGACCttctgaagaggaagatgaaccACAGAACTCTGGAAGCGGATGTAACCCATTTGTTGACTCGGGTCAAGATTCCCCATTTAGAACATCCACCCCTGAAGCCATTATAAGAGCAGTTGGTGAAGTCCTTCAAATGGCAAATCCTCGTTCAAGCAGTGAGGGAAGCCCTTACCGACGTCTACGCACTTTCTCTGGAGTGCAACCCACTCCTCCAGGGAAGGAGACATTGGAGAACTGGATTGAACAAGCCAGGCTTATGATAGAAGAGTCTGATCGACCTGagagagaaatgaaaatgagagtTATGGAAAGTGTGAAGGGTCCAGCTCTGGAAATATTGCAGGCCGTTCGATTCAACAACCATGATGCAACCGCTATGGAGTACCTCGACATATTGGAGAGCACGTTTGGCACGCCTGAAACTGGAGAAGACCTGTACTTCACATTCAGACAGCTATGTCAGCAACCGAATGAGAAGCTCTCTGAATTTCTGAGGCGCATGGAGCGAGTTCTcaataaagttgttaaaaagGGTGGCCTGCAGTCAGCTACCGCCAACCAAGCACGTATTGATCAGCTCATTAAAGGTGGCACTCGATCAGATCTAATGATGTTAAATCTTCGACTGAGAGAACGCCGGCAAAATCCCCCTCCATTTCTACAGTTGTTGAATGAAATACGGCATGAAGAGGAACACGAAGCTTCCCGTCGTAGATTACAACCTCCCAAAGCTGTGTATGCTAAAAGTACCATTGCAGTGCCAGACAAAGAGGTGATGGATCTGAAAGCCGAAATACAAGGGCTCCGCACGCAAGTGAGTGAATTAACTATCTCATCATTCACGCCCAGCACTGCTGCTGCCACTTCTGAGCTAACAGTCAACCCACCGAAAGTGACAGTAGAAGATAAAAGCATGCAAGCTTTGAGAGAAGAAGTTAGAGAGCTCCGAGAGCAAGTTTCTGTTATGTCTCTTCGACCCAGTTACCGCTCCACTACAATGTCACATCACGATGAAGTCAAGTCAAATTCAGTATCCCAAAGACCTTTCACACCAAGGGACTCGAGTGATTTTTTCTGCTACCGGTGTGGGGAGGATGGGCATTTGGCAACTAAATGCACAGCCCCAGAGAACTACCCTAAAGTAATACAAAAGTTGATACaggtgcaaagaaaacaaagaacaaaccagaaacaaaacagcaacacaagAACAAAACCTACCAATGTGGATGTAAAGAGAAGCGCTATCATGGTAGAGACCAGTGGCTTACCAGAGGGACTAATTGGACCTCCTTCCCTTGCCGAAGTGAAAATCAATGGCAAGATTTGCACTGCTCTGATGGACAGTGGGTCCCAAATAACCATCATCTTTGACAGCTTTTACTCAGAACACTTGTCACATGTCCCACTCCACCCGGTTACTGGTCTATCCATATGGGGCCTCAGTGAATCAAAGAGTGGTTACCCATACAAAGGATACATCCACATTGATCTGGAGCTCCCTAGACAGTCCAAGTCTGAAACAATCAAGTCAGTTCCGGTTCTGGCTTTAGTGTGTCCTGACCCACGTTGTTCTGAGACCGTACCAGTCTTGGTTGGCACAAATGTCAAAGGAATTCAGCCTATCAACTTGAACCCAGAAGTGAAAGGCTCAGAGCAAGTCCACTCAGCCAGAGTCCAAGTGCAGGAACAAAGTTCTTTACCTGCCCATAAACCACAGCTTGCAAAAGATATTAAAGTGGCTGATGTAAAGTGGACAGGGCCAGGCCCACTAATCATTCCTGCTGGCACAGAACACATTGCCATTTGTAAAGTCAAAGAGAATAAAACAGTAGGAGACAGCATACTAATAACTGAACGTGCTGCCTCACCTGCTCTTCCACCAAGTGTATTGGTCCAGCCCACGGTACTGTTCTCTAAGATGCTAGATAAGAACAGCTTTCTGGTGCTGCTGAGAAATGAGTCCTTAAAGCAAACAGCTATTCCATTGGGCACCATTATTGCTCACCTGTATGTAGTTGACATGGTGATGGATGCCCCAGGAAGGAAGGTCAATGCTGTTCCACCCATTGACCCTTCTTTGTTCCATTTTGGAGACATCTCAATCAGCAGAGAATGGAAAGAACGACTACAGCACCAGCTGTCACAGCATTCCAATGTGTTTTCCACTGATGAATGGGATGTAGGTTTGGCCAAGGGTGTGGAACATCATATCCGTCTGACTGACAGTACACCCTTCCGGGAGCGTTCCCGCCGCATAGCTCCCGCCGATTTAGATGACCTCAGGCGCCATCTTCAAGGGCTGATTGCAGCAGGCATCATAAAGGAATCAAGAAGCCCCTACGCTTCACCCATTGTCCTTGCCCGGAAAAAGAATGGTCAACTGCGGATGTGTGTCGACTATAGAACCTTGAATCGCAGAACCACCCCAGATCAGTACACTGTGCCCCGGATCAACGATGCCTTAGACTGTCTGACGGGCAGTAAGTGGTTTTCTGTCTTAGACCTCCGCAGCGGCTACTATCAGATCCCTATGGCTGAAGAGGACAAGGAAAAGACAGCCTTTATATGTCCTCTGGGGTTCTATCAGTTTGAACGGATGCCGCAGGGGATAACAGGGGCTCCTGCGACATTCCAAAGGCTGATGGAGAAAGTGGTAGGAGATATGCGTCTGCTGGAGGTCATAGTGTACCTGGACGATTTGATTGTGTTTGGCAGAACCCTTGAAGAGCACGAAGAGAGGCTGCTTAAGGTCATAGCACGCCTTGAGGAGGCTGGACTAAAGCTGTCCCTTGACAAGTGTCAGTTTTGTTGTTCACAAGTTACCTATGTTGGCCATATTGTCTCTGAGCATGGCATTGCTACTGACCCCAAAAAGGTGGAAGCTGTAACCCGGTGGAAGCAGCCAACCGATCTCTCCTCTCTGCAGTCGTTCCTTGGATTTTGTGGCTACTATCGGCGATTCATAAAGAACTATTCCATCATCGTCCGACCTCTTACGGAGCTATGCAAAGGCTATCCCCCCACCCAAAAGAGAAGTAAATCTAGTCAGGGGACATGCAAAACCTACTACAAGGTTAACGAGCCTTTTGGCAGTCGATGGGATCAGTCGTGCAGTGAGGCCTTTCACCAGATCATTCACTGCCTCACAAATGCACCGGTACTGGCGTTTGCCGACCCAACCAAACCCTATACCCTCCACATAGACGCCAGTTTGCATGGCCTGGGTGCAGTTCTGAATCAAGAATACCCTGAAGGATTGAGGCCTGTGGCTTTTGCTAGCCGGAAGCTGAGTGCATCTGAAAAAAACTATCCGGTGCACCAGCTTGAGTTTTTGGCTCTAAAGTGGGCTGTAGTTGACAAATTCCATGACTATTTGTATGGAGCTCAGTTTAAAGTGCAAACGGATAACAATCCGTTGACATATATTCTTACAACAGCCAGGCTCAATGCCACTGGTCATCGATGGCTTTCTGCCCTTTCAACATACAATTTCACATTGCAGTATAGGTTAGGGGCTCACAACATCGACGCTGATGCGCTATCACGAAACCCCTTACCAGCAGAAGATAAAGACTGGCAAACTATGCCGCCTGAAAGTGTCAAAACACTGTGTAAGCAGGTCAACTCACAGAAAGTTTGCGATGAGACAATCACAATAGCAGAGTCTCTAGGGATCTCCCCTGATGGCATACCTGTCTGCTACGCTTATCCAGTTCACCTCGATCTGGGTTGCTTGATGCGACTTAGCCACAACGACCTCATCCAAGCACAGGATGCAGACCCAGCAATCGCTCCCATCAAGCGGTCACTTTGCCAGGGTATACCATTCTCACCAGGGGATAACACTATGGCTAATTTGCTAAACAGGGAGGCGAGTAGACTGGTCATCAAAGATGGTTTGCTCTACAGAAAGGTTAAGAGACCCTCCGACATGGAAATTTATCAGATAGTGCTCCCTAAAGAACATGTCTCCATGGTGTTAAAATCCCTCCATGATGAGTCTGGGCACCTGGGAGTGGAGAAAACTGTCGGACTCATCCGTGACAGGTTCTATTGGCCCAAGATGGGAGCTGAGGTTGAGCAATATGTAAGAAACTGTGGAAGATGCGTCACTCGTAAAGCACTTCCACAGCGAGCTGCTCCCTTAAAACAGATAACTAGTCAAGGCCCTCTTGACCTTGTGTGCATTGATTTTTTGTCACTTGAGTCGGACTCACAGGGGTTTTCCAACATCCTAGTAGTGACAGATCATTTTACACGATATGCCCAAGCTTTCCCAGCTAAGGACCAAACAGCTGCCACGGTGGCAAAGATCCTTTGTGAGCGTTACTTTGTCCATTATGGACTCCCAGTAAGAATACATTCGGACCAAGGGAGGGATTTTGAAAGCAGACTGATCCGAGATCTCTTGAAGATGCGTGGGATTCGTAAGTCAAGAACGTCTCCCTATCATCCGCAAGGAGACCCACAGCCCGAAAGATTCAACCGTACACTTCTGTCAATGCTTGGAACCCTTGATCCAAAGCAAAAGAACAAGTGGAGTCAAAAGATAAGTCAGTTGGTTCACGCCTACAACTGCACTCAAAATGAGGCAACAGGGTACTCGCCCTACTTGTTAATGTTTGGACGAGAGGCCCGGCTACCTATAGACATATGTTTCAGTGTGTCGGATGAAAGTCAAAAGTCTGTCTCCTATCATCAGTATGTAACCAAACTGAAGAAAGATCTCGAGAGAGCTTATGACTTGGCAACAGAGACAGCTGACAAGAATCATAAACGGAACAAAGCAGCCCACGATAAGCGTGTGAAAGAACAAGTTCTGGAAAAAGGGGACAGAGTTCTGCTGAAAAACTTTGGTgttgcaggaaaacaaaagctgaaagcCAAATGGAGACCCATACCCTATTTTATTGTGGATAAATTGCCCAATCTCCCAGTTTACAAGATTAAACCTGAACGAGGTGGGGGTGCAGAGAAGACGGTTCATCGGAATCACTTGTTGCCTATTGGATACCTGGTGAGACTTCCATTGGATGACAGTGGCACAGAACCACCAGAAAGATGCAGAACAAGAGCGCAACAAAAGGTGGGTGGACTCCTAAAGTCTTCCAACAATGAAGAGGAAATGTACCCAGAATCAGAGTACGAGGAAGTATTCTTACCCAAACCACAGGGTGTCGATTTGGATGGACTACTGACTCATCCAGAGTTGTCCAACAGAATATCTGGGCTCACTATCAGTGAAAGTGATAAAACAAGATCAGTCCAGGATTTGGGAGAACTGGAGGCAGTCTCTAGTACCTATTCAGACATTACTGCTATTCCTGATCCAACCCTTGATCCAGTGGAGGAAACAGACCTCTATCCACCACAGATCCCTGCTAAAAGATCACAGAGAGTTGCCCGACCTGTAGTTCGGTTGAGCTACGATGAACTCGGAAAGCCTTCTGACCGGCCGGTGACAGTCTTCAGCCATGGAGTGTTGGTGGGAAGTGGAATCTACCAAGTCCCTAGAAGCCAGTTTTGCCATACCCTCTGGTGCCACCCCATGGCCATGTGTGAAACATGTTCTAGGCCGAGTTCTTATCAAAACTGTCCTCTGTTAGTTGTCCCTCGTTAA
- the LOC102228648 gene encoding carbonyl reductase [NADPH] 1-like isoform X1, translating to MRAGFDHYYMSTKVAMVTGSNKGVGLAVVRALCKQWQGDVYLTARDVDRGQEAIESLASEGLKPLFHQLDINDLNSIKTAAAFFKGKYGGVDILINNAAIAFKVADTTPVAVQAEVTLQTNFFASRDVLTHFLPLIKPGGRVVNVSSFVGPRTLNKCSLELQQRFRSDDITEDELVGLMQRFVDKAKKGELKQDGWPEMPYGVSKLGLTTLSMILARHLSKKRPHDGILLNACCPGWVRTDMTGERAAKSPDEGAVTPAYLALLPPETTEPHGKFVSDKKVQLW from the exons ACATGTCGACCAAAGTTGCCATGGTGACAGGAAGCAACAAGGGAGTGGGACTAGCCGTCGTCCGAGCGCTCTGCAAGCAGTGGCAGGGGGACGTCTACCTCACCGCTAGAGATGT TGATCGAGGTCAGGAGGCCATAGAGTCTCTGGCCTCAGAGGGGCTGAAGCCTCTGTTTCACCAGCTGGACATTAACGACCTGAACAGCATTAaaacagctgctgctttctTCAAGGGGAAGTACGGAGGAGTGGACATCCTCATCAATAATGCCGCGATAGCGTTCAAAG TTGCAGACACGACTCCGGTGGCTGTCCAGGCAGAAGTGACCCTACAGACAAACTTCTTTGCTTCCAGAGACGTCTTGACTCACTTCCTGCCGCTCATCAAACCAGGCG GTCGTGTGGTGAACGTCTCAAGCTTTGTTGGTCCCCGTACCCTAAACAAGTGCAGCCTGGAGCTCCAGCAGCGTTTCCGTAgcgatgacatcacagaggacGAGCTGGTGGGCCTGATGCAGCGATTCGTCGACAAGGCCAAGAAAGGAGAGCTCAAGCAAGACGGCTGGCCCGAAATGCCATACGGCGTGTCGAAACTGGGACTGACT ACTCTGTCCATGATCCTGGCTCGGCATCTGTCCAAGAAAAGACCACATGATGGG ATCTTGCTGAACGCTTGCTGTCCAGGATGGGTGCGCACCGACATGACCGGTGAGAGAGCAGCCAAGTCACCAGATGAGGGCGCCGTCACACCGGCATATCTGGCCCTTCTGCCGCCTGAAACTACAGAACCTCACGGAAAGTTTGTCTCTGACAAGAAAGTTCAGCTGTGGTGA
- the LOC102228648 gene encoding carbonyl reductase [NADPH] 1-like isoform X2 gives MSTKVAMVTGSNKGVGLAVVRALCKQWQGDVYLTARDVDRGQEAIESLASEGLKPLFHQLDINDLNSIKTAAAFFKGKYGGVDILINNAAIAFKVADTTPVAVQAEVTLQTNFFASRDVLTHFLPLIKPGGRVVNVSSFVGPRTLNKCSLELQQRFRSDDITEDELVGLMQRFVDKAKKGELKQDGWPEMPYGVSKLGLTTLSMILARHLSKKRPHDGILLNACCPGWVRTDMTGERAAKSPDEGAVTPAYLALLPPETTEPHGKFVSDKKVQLW, from the exons ATGTCGACCAAAGTTGCCATGGTGACAGGAAGCAACAAGGGAGTGGGACTAGCCGTCGTCCGAGCGCTCTGCAAGCAGTGGCAGGGGGACGTCTACCTCACCGCTAGAGATGT TGATCGAGGTCAGGAGGCCATAGAGTCTCTGGCCTCAGAGGGGCTGAAGCCTCTGTTTCACCAGCTGGACATTAACGACCTGAACAGCATTAaaacagctgctgctttctTCAAGGGGAAGTACGGAGGAGTGGACATCCTCATCAATAATGCCGCGATAGCGTTCAAAG TTGCAGACACGACTCCGGTGGCTGTCCAGGCAGAAGTGACCCTACAGACAAACTTCTTTGCTTCCAGAGACGTCTTGACTCACTTCCTGCCGCTCATCAAACCAGGCG GTCGTGTGGTGAACGTCTCAAGCTTTGTTGGTCCCCGTACCCTAAACAAGTGCAGCCTGGAGCTCCAGCAGCGTTTCCGTAgcgatgacatcacagaggacGAGCTGGTGGGCCTGATGCAGCGATTCGTCGACAAGGCCAAGAAAGGAGAGCTCAAGCAAGACGGCTGGCCCGAAATGCCATACGGCGTGTCGAAACTGGGACTGACT ACTCTGTCCATGATCCTGGCTCGGCATCTGTCCAAGAAAAGACCACATGATGGG ATCTTGCTGAACGCTTGCTGTCCAGGATGGGTGCGCACCGACATGACCGGTGAGAGAGCAGCCAAGTCACCAGATGAGGGCGCCGTCACACCGGCATATCTGGCCCTTCTGCCGCCTGAAACTACAGAACCTCACGGAAAGTTTGTCTCTGACAAGAAAGTTCAGCTGTGGTGA